Proteins co-encoded in one Euleptes europaea isolate rEulEur1 chromosome 1, rEulEur1.hap1, whole genome shotgun sequence genomic window:
- the LOC130475674 gene encoding serine protease inhibitor Kazal-type 5-like, with amino-acid sequence MKVTDVFVVLTLFSYFEDVVSQARYKEGMCLEFQPLLHNGSLYCSRDINPIIGPDGKTHTNKCVMCREVLKKRGFVINEGWSTSTSEKDDGCSEYMPFFMKGGITCTRENDPVRDAFGRQYSNKCMMCAQKFKNGGNMPSYEKNKIENERKEMNFAMSIGPKFPTRTMRADANEVSEWI; translated from the exons ATGTTGTCAGTCAAGCTAGATACAAG GAAGGCATGTGCCTTGAATTCCAGCCCTTATTACACAATGGGAGTTTATATTGCAGTAGAGACATCAACCCTATCATTGGTCCAGATGGCAAGACACACACGAACAAGTGTGTCATGTGCCGCGAAGTCTT GAAAAAAAGAGGATTTGTTATTAATGAAGGCTGGTCTACAAGTACTTCAGAAAAG GATGATGGCTGCAGTGAATACATGCCTTTTTTCATGAAAGGGGGAATTACTTGTACGAGAGAGAATGACCCAGTTCGTGATGCTTTTGGCAGACAATATAGCAATAAGTGCATGATGTGTGCACAAAAGTT CAAAAATGGAGGGAACATGCCATCGtatgaaaaaaacaaaatagaaaacgAAAGAAAGGAG ATGAACTTTGCCATGTCTATTGGCCCTAAATTCCCAACACGCACCATGAGGGCTGATGCAAATGAAGTATCTGAATGGATTTAG
- the LOC130491801 gene encoding ovomucoid-like, whose product MRPDGGLTCTRENDPIRDISGRTHSNTCMMCAEKFKKEIREGKFGSGGIIHNANGNRIVQSNINRGNVNQNNCNPVGGSLNRNDVNNPCSADGRIALGDYRSYTNCGGVGESSQYSANCEKRFFNQKKKKAAIEHKLNCGQVLADLKEKGSACSSVWSPVCGTDGKTYKNKCLLCSEIERTEDALALKHEGECPEDVHGTVDCSRYPQTRGKVLCERSTQEVCGTDGETYSSECLLCDRILKTKSEIGIKNIGPCLKGKRWKN is encoded by the exons ATGAGGCCAGATGGAGGACTCACCTGCACCCGTGAGAATGACCCAATACGTGACATTTCTGGCCGGACACATAGCAACACATGCATGATGTGTGCAGAGAAATT CAAAAAAGAAATCAGAGAAGGCAAGTTTGGTAGTGGAGGAATAATCCATAATGCAAACGGAAACAGAATTGTTCAAAGCAACATAAACCGAGGAAATGTAAATCAG AACAACTGCAATCCAGTTGGTGGGTCTCTGAACAGAAATGATGTAAATAATCCCTGCTCAGCAGATGGCAGGATTGCATTGGGTGATTACAGATCTTACACCAACTGTGGAGG GGTAGGAGAGTCATCGCAATACAGTGCCAATTGTGAAAAGCGTTTTTTcaaccagaagaagaaaaaggctgCCATTGAGCACAAG TTGAACTGTGGCCAGGTTTTAGCTGATCTAAAAGAAAAAGGGAGTGCCTGCAGCTCTGTGTGGTCTCCTGTTTGTGGCACTGAtggaaaaacatacaaaaataaatgTCTCCTGTGCTCGGAAATTGA GAGAACTGAAGATGCCCTTGCACTAAAGCATGAAGGCGAATGCCCTGAAGATGTTCATGGAACG GTTGATTGCAGCAGATATCCCCAGACGAGAGGAAAAGTCCTTTGCGAGAGAAGTACTCAGGAGGTTTGTGGCACAGATGGTGAGACATACAGCAGCGAGTGTCTGCTTTGTGACAGAATCCT GAAAACAAAATCTGAGATTGGTATAAAGAATATTGGACCGTGTCTTAAG ggcaagagatggaaGAATTGA